The following coding sequences are from one Culex quinquefasciatus strain JHB chromosome 1, VPISU_Cqui_1.0_pri_paternal, whole genome shotgun sequence window:
- the LOC6049175 gene encoding LOW QUALITY PROTEIN: uncharacterized protein LOC6049175 (The sequence of the model RefSeq protein was modified relative to this genomic sequence to represent the inferred CDS: inserted 1 base in 1 codon) — translation MSTDSNALSALFDDQVPSKDKHYEFGFALPSPTPSSVVQPMDVDSSGGPLQLLQSPIKQEPTTVPEYPGEKRQRLNDGQVKRKIRKLAAEESRNQNHQGGGVIVGESRFRQLIGLRLLLVCSSAVVMAVCVGLLTDDNVRKDFYKRYKRQYELLLYGAEDYCSRQLDFSXVTRALDAQLVGQRDAIEHVSRVFYDNRHQLYSSLALVGSVGVGKSLMATIIAENFQWRPNVHRFTLSVSPNPDQQYARFQQFVQSLRSAPLEPKCGHNLLIIDGLGSEDIATVNKMDQRMSFVATKDTMPTTAIFVFQGTAFDEIDGNFGVLNGTIERVRLRQLDEGDLERCVHQEAASLGYNVKENPRLLRTVMDSMDVNRYGCKAVLAKLGFYWQQGLGSTGE, via the exons ATG TCCACCGACAGTAACGCACTGTCCGCCCTGTTCGACGACCAGGTCCCAAGCAAAGACAAACACTACGAGTTCGGATTTGCGCTGCCCTCGCCGACACCTTCCAGCGTGGTTCAACCCATGGACGTGGACAGTTCCGGAGGGCCACTGCAGCTGCTGCAGAGTCCAATCAAGCAAGAACCCACCACAGTCCCGGAATATCCCGGCGAAAAACGGCAACGCCTCAACGATGGCCAGGTCAAACGAAAGATACGCAAGTTGGCGGCGGAGGAGAGTCGTAATCAGAATCACCAGGGTGGTGGCGTAATTGTTGGGGAGAGCCGGTTCCGACAGCTGATCGGATTGCGGCTGTTGCTGGTTTGCTCGAGTGCCGTCGTGATGGCCGTTTGCGTTGGTCTGCTGACGGACGATAACGTGAGGAAAGATTTCTACAAACGTTACAAGCGACAGTACGAGCTGTTGCTGTACGGTGCTGAGGATTACTGCAGCCGGCAGTTGGACTTTT ACGTGACCCGAGCGTTGGATGCCCAGCTGGTTGGACAACGGGACGCGATTGAGCATGTGTCGCGGGTCTTTTACGATAACCGGCACCAGTTGTACTCTTCGTTAGCCCTTGTTGGTTCGGTCGGAGTTGGGAAAAGCCTGATGGCCACCATAATCGCCGAGAACTTCCAGTGGAGGCCAAACGTACACCGGTTCACCCTGTCTGTTAGTCCAAATCCGGATCAACAGTACGCCCGCTTTCAGCAGTTTGTTCAATCGCTAAGAAGCGCACCGCTGGAACCCAAGTGTGGTCACAACCTGCTGATCATCGATGGGCTCGGCTCGGAAGACATCGCCACGGTCAACAAAATGGACCAACGGATGTCATTTGTCGCGACCAAGGACACGATGCCTACGACGGCCATATTCGTCTTTCAAGGAACGGCCTTCGACGAAATCGACGGAAATTTTGGCGTCCTGAACGGAACCATCGAGCGGGTTCGGTTGAGGCAACTGGATGAAGGTGATCTGGAGCGGTGCGTGCACCAGGAGGCGGCCTCACTGGGCTACAACGTGAAGGAGAACCCGCGACTGCTGCGCACCGTGATGGACAGCATGGACGTGAACCGGTACGGATGTAAGGCCGTGCTGGCCAAGCTTGGCTTCTACTGGCAGCAGGGGTTGGGAAGCACGGGAGAGTGA
- the LOC6049174 gene encoding LOW QUALITY PROTEIN: uncharacterized protein LOC6049174 (The sequence of the model RefSeq protein was modified relative to this genomic sequence to represent the inferred CDS: inserted 2 bases in 1 codon; deleted 1 base in 1 codon) — protein MPGIVVFRRRWSVGSDDLVVPGLFLFIIHLIWLTVLGVVTGVFQYDRTVRCIELLWYFQLGYLGILGLSILLEVAICIVSMRGSILDTGPRVAMPYLLYTRILVMLVDLTWLCLGIVWLKDHYFECPIQEPKETIVAVIICNLLVIFSMVTTIWCTFDPAGRSWVKMKKYQRSMRESESRFNYKRSGSRSRNWRQRKVIRAYQDSWDHRCRLLFCCMGNSDRSRNSFTDIARLLSDFFRDLDVVPSDVVAGLVLLRKFQKLERDAVVRQRKNGTYEFLSGVPVTANTQFLALNDSKDYDHFQTVIRYMYFAQGAYGWPMFLMTHSQTGVCQLGSELTCCLSCCRRKSGTDVVEDNCCLCNYAALKKMLSVGEVEVIYATYHVDIGETPFFVAVDYNYSKIVVSIRGTLSMKDVLTDLNAEGDCLPLNPPREDWLGHKGMVQAAIYIKNKLEEENLIQRAMNHNPARGTQNFGLVLVGHSLGAGTAAILAILMKQEYDDLHCYSYSPPGGLLSMPAVEYSKSFITSVVVGKDVVPRIGLHQMEALRADLINAIQRSIDPKWKTIACSVICCCCGPEPTSVTEMSTKDENVQRYEQDRNSARQSTVHPNDNSIALTLHHPLYPPGRIIHIVRHHPSQEEHRFDRGWRQILKKHEPVYQAIWANNTDFDEVLISPVMLQDHMPDKVLAALNKVITTVGPRKPQRQSSNANSSIASDAIEAFFPDGQHQHLLAIAAQSDGHHPAATPNSHPVHSPASPTVPHKICLETSFTSLQSPQDPNGGLPTPSKASSIAGSILGVRSQMSSLVDDSGIPKXLSGPSEATTVILNGPQQQPRASSSASNATTAKMVNFNPSPSVIRGGSQQQQPVASGSSKPMSLSWNGTRTNSGEIKKIDLIHDDWFGLAPLASPESLSELSSISSRASFGVNLASSIDRYLEKISESKEGGQKGDGTDPLLESQLHTPKIMRRTPKVSGNLALCAEDMRTINSYKRMGKIFVLNRVPSDSDSTLDSYESAHNVIVLDGNGITDTDGTSPIKENSKSADNLDELQVRQATTGGSTGTNGAGTKKTSFTVSDSAIPQECISNCPSCPCRRSPGGPCCQKFNHRECYNYKYTSFNIFKFNNSREGSGNSSTRGGSKTASSSDTYHSAMSSLTGDLDHSGASSTNNFTSSSSSSSKTLQNSCLKPGVLESHFPVYPEVTSDERLSLLAHSGESPVRLTINNQRLKGHTHSTSTANKRHNPEDDPSSSSFARNESLPLLAGLAEKSSSSPTKWDVRKKHSVYPADPGHPVATAGFSSNGSTRIGSIATIHSSSSYSSSVTSSPSHRPPKNESSV, from the exons GCTCACAGTGCTCGGAGTGGTCACCGGAGTGTTCCAGTACGATCGGACGGTGCGCTGCATAGAACTGCTGTGGTACTTCCAGCTGGGCTACCTCGGGATCCTGGGAT TAAGCATCCTGCTCGAGGTGGCCATCTGCATCGTGTCGATGCGGGGCAGCATCCTGGACACGGGTCCACGGGTGGCCATGCCCTACCTCCTGTACACCCGCATCCTGGTCATGCTGGTGGACCTCACCTGGCTGTGTCTGGGCATCGTGTGGCTCAAGGACCACTACTTCGAGTGTCCCATCCAGGAGCCCAAAGAGACCATCGTGGCGGTCATCATCTGTAATCTGTTGGTGATATTCAGCATGGTCACCACGATCTGGTGCACATTTGACCCGGCCGGCCGATCCTGGGTCAAAATGAAGAAGTACCAACGGTCGATGCGGGAATCGGAGTCCCGCTTCAACTACAAACGAAGCGGCAGCCGGAGTCGGAATTGGCGCCAACGGAAGGTGATCCGAGCGTACCAGGACAGCTGGGATCATCGGTGCAGGTTGCTGTTTTGCTGCATGGGCAACAGTGACCGCAGCCGGAACTCGTTCACCGATATTGCCCGCCTGTTGAGCGACTTCTTCCGCGACCTGGACGTCGTTCCGTCGGACGTGGTGGCGGGGCTGGTGCTGCTCCGGAAGTTCCAGAAGCTGGAACGGGACGCGGTCGTGAGACAG CGCAAAAACGGCACCTACGAGTTCCTTTCCGGGGTTCCGGTTACCGCCAATACTCAGTTCCTAGCTCTAAACGATTCCAAGGATTACGACCACTTCCAG ACCGTAATCCGGTACATGTACTTTGCCCAGGGTGCCTACGGGTGGCCCATGTTCCTGATGACGCACTCGCAGACCGGAGTCTGCCAGCTCGGCTCGGAACTGACCTGCTGTTTGTCGTGCTGCCGCCGCAAGTCCGGAACCGACGTGGTCGAGGACAACTGCTGCCTGTGCAACTACGCCGCCCTCAAGAAGATGCTGTCGGTTGGGGAG GTCGAAGTGATCTACGCCACCTATCACGTAGACATTGGCGAGACTCCGTTCTTCGTCGCTGTAGACTACAACTATAGCAAGATCGTGGTCAGCATCCGGGGGACGCTCAGCATGAAGGACGTGCTGACCGATCTGAACGCCGAGGGTGACTGTCTGCCGTTGAATCCCCCGCGGGAGGACTGGCTCGGCCACAAGGGCATGGTCCAGGCGGCGATCTACATCAAAAATAAACTCGAAGAGGAGAATCTCATCCAGCGGGCCATGAACCACAATCCAGCCCGGGGGACGCAAAACTTTGGCCTCGTGCTTGTTGGGCACTCGCTCGGCGCCGGAaccgccgccatcttggcgaTTCTGATGAAGCAAGAGTACGACGATCTGCACTGTTACAGCTACTCGCCACCAGGGGGTCTGCTGAG CATGCCCGCGGTAGAGTACAGCAAATCCTTCATCACCTCCGTCGTGGTTGGCAAAGACGTCGTC CCCCGGATCGGCCTCCATCAGATGGAGGCCCTCCGGGCGGACCTCATCAACGCCATCCAGCGCAGCATAGATCCGAAGTGGAAAACGATCGCTTGCTCCgtaatctgctgctgctgcggtccGGAGCCCACCTCCGTGACGGAAATGTCCACCAAGGACGAGAACGTCCAGCGGTACGAGCAGGACCGGAACAGTGCCCGCCAGAGCACGGTCCATCCGAACGACAACTCAATCGCCCTAACGCTCCACCATCCGCTGTACCCGCCTGGCCGGATCATTCACATCGTGCGGCACCACCCTAGCCAGGAAGA ACACAGATTCGACAGAGGTTGGAG ACAAATCCTGAAAAAGCACGAACCCGTCTACCAGGCCATCTGGGCCAACAACACGGACTTTGACGAGGTGCTCATCTCGCCGGTGATGCTGCAGGACCACATGCCGGACAAGGTGCTGGCCGCGCTCAACAAG GTTATAACCACGGTCGGCCCCCGTAAACCCCAACGTCAGTCATCCAACGCCAACTCGTCGATCGCTTCGGACGCCATCGAGGCGTTCTTTCCGGACGGTCAGCACCAGCACCTGCTCGCCATCGCTGCCCAGTCGGACGGCCATCATCCTGCTGCTACACCAAACTCTCACCCGGTCCACAGTCCGGCCTCACCTACGGTACCACACAAAATCTGTCTGGAAACGTCCTTTACAAGTTTGCAATCACCACAGGATCCCAACGGCGGCCTCCCAACACCCAGCAAAGCGTCCTCCATAGCCGGTAGCATCCTCGGGGTTCGCAGTCAGATGTCGAGCCTCGTCGATGACAGCGGCATCCCGAA CTTGTCCGGACCAAGCGAAGCGACGACGGTGATTCTGAACGGACCGCAGCAGCAACCGCGAGCATCCAGTTCGGCCAGTAACGCTACTACGGCCAAGATGGTCAACTTCAACCCTTCACCGAGCGTAATACGAGGAGGGTCTCAACAACAGCAACCGGTCGCAAGCGGCAGTTCTAAACCGATGAGCTTGTCGTGGAATGGAACACGAACAAACTCGGGTGAAATCAAGAAGATCGACCTCATTCACGACGACTGGTTCGGGCTGGCACCGCTCGCCAGTCCGGAAAGTCTGTCGGAACTATCCAGCATAAGCTCGCGGGCGAGTTTTGGCGTCAATCTGGCGTCCAGCATCGATCGGTACCTGGAGAAGATCAGCGAAAGCAAGGAAGGTGGACAGAAGGGTGACGGAACGGATCCACTGCTGGAGAGTCAACTGCATACGCCGAAGATCATGCGGAGGACTCCCAAGGTCAGCGGAAATCTGGCGTTGTGCGCCGAAGACATGCGAACGATCAACAGCTACAAGCGGATGGGCAAGATCTTCGTGCTGAACCGAGTGCCTTCGGATAGCGACTCGACCCTGGACAGCTACGAGTCGGCACACAATGTGATCGTGCTGGATGGAAACGGGATCACGGATACCGACGGGACTTCACCGATCAAGGAAAACTCAAAATCTGCAGATAACCTTGATGAGCTCCAAGTTCGGCAAGCGACAACCggcggaagtaccggaacgaaTGGCGCTGGAACCAAAAAGACTTCGTTCACCGTTAGTGATAGTGCGATACCGCAGGAGTGCATCTCCAACTGCCCGTCGTGTCCTTGTCGGAGATCACCTGGAGGACCGTGCTGCCAAAAGTTCAACCACCGCGAGTGCTACAACTACAAGTACACTTCGTTCAACATCTTCAAGTTCAACAATAGTCGTGAAGGCAGCGGAAACAGTAGTACGCGAGGAGGCAGCAAGACTGCCAGTTCCAGCGATACCTACCACAGTGCCATGTCCTCTCTTACCGGAGACCTGGACCACAGCGGTGCATCCAGTACAAACAACTTCACCTCTAGCAGTAGTAGTAGCAGTAAAACGCTACAGAACTCCTGTCTCAAGCCCGGAGTTCTGGAGTCCCACTTCCCCGTGTATCCCGAGGTCACCTCCGACGAGCGACTATCTCTGTTGGCGCACTCCGGTGAAAGCCCCGTTCGGTTGACAATAAACAACCAGCGACTCAAAGGTCACACTCACTCTACCTCTACGGCAAACAAACGTCACAATCCGGAAGACGATCCGTCATCGTCCTCCTTCGCCCGGAACGAGTCACTTCCACTGCTGGCCGGCCTGGCGGAGAAGTCTTCGTCCTCTCCGACCAAATGGGACGTCCGCAAGAAGCATTCCGTCTACCCGGCCGACCCAGGCCACCCGGTCGCGACCGCAGGTTTCAGCTCGAACGGTTCCACCCGGATCGGCAGCATCGCCACCATCCATTCCTCGTCCTCGTACTCATCGTCCGTCACGTCCTCGCCCAGCCACCGGCCGCCGAAGAACGAAAGCAGCGTATGA